One Beggiatoa leptomitoformis DNA segment encodes these proteins:
- the pmbA gene encoding metalloprotease PmbA: protein MQQQELEQRLAFILSQAKQKGASSAEASLRLSHGQSINVRNGNVDTIEHQQSKGFAITVYKGQRTGSASSTDLSDSAIVETVSAACDIASYTQADECAGLADARLMATNIPDLDLYHAWELSTEQAIALALTTEQAALAVDSRIKQVDNSSVDKGQITRIYGNSHGFMGSWTSSSYSISCRVIAQEAEGQMQRDSWYTAGRDPQLLASADSVGRTAAERALKRLNPRQVKTQQAPVLFSATAAVSLLGHFIGAIGGTSLYRKSSFLLDAVGKQIFPTIMHIRENPHLLKGLSSAPFDGEGVATQARDLVTAGVLQGYVLDSYTARKLGLQTTGNAGGIYNLQVDSTAGDLDSLLQQLGTGLYITDLMGMGVNLLTGHYSRGAGGFWVENGKIQFPVQEITIAGNLVEMFQSIQAIGNDVEKRGSVATGSWLLPTMMIAGH, encoded by the coding sequence ATGCAACAACAAGAACTAGAACAACGACTCGCTTTTATTCTTTCTCAGGCTAAACAAAAAGGTGCAAGCAGTGCTGAAGCGAGTCTGCGCCTTAGTCATGGGCAATCTATTAATGTACGCAATGGTAATGTGGATACGATAGAACATCAGCAAAGTAAAGGGTTTGCGATTACTGTTTATAAGGGACAGCGTACAGGTTCTGCGAGTAGTACCGATTTGAGCGATAGCGCGATTGTTGAAACCGTCAGCGCGGCTTGTGATATTGCTAGCTATACACAAGCTGATGAGTGTGCAGGGTTAGCGGATGCGCGTTTAATGGCAACCAATATTCCTGATTTGGATTTATATCATGCGTGGGAACTGAGTACCGAGCAGGCAATAGCACTTGCTCTCACGACTGAACAGGCTGCGTTAGCGGTTGATAGTCGTATTAAGCAGGTGGACAACAGTAGTGTTGATAAGGGTCAAATCACGCGGATATATGGTAATTCTCATGGGTTTATGGGGAGTTGGACAAGCAGCAGTTATTCAATCAGTTGTCGAGTCATCGCTCAGGAAGCCGAAGGGCAAATGCAGCGTGATTCTTGGTACACCGCTGGTCGTGACCCGCAGTTGTTAGCGTCTGCTGATAGTGTGGGACGTACTGCCGCAGAGCGGGCATTAAAACGTTTAAATCCACGACAGGTTAAAACACAACAAGCCCCTGTTTTATTCAGCGCGACAGCCGCCGTCAGTTTGTTAGGGCATTTTATTGGGGCCATTGGTGGAACGAGTTTATATCGTAAGTCTTCTTTTTTATTGGATGCAGTGGGGAAACAAATTTTTCCTACAATAATGCATATTCGAGAAAATCCTCATTTGTTAAAGGGCTTAAGCAGTGCGCCATTTGATGGTGAGGGGGTTGCAACGCAAGCTCGGGATTTGGTGACGGCGGGTGTGTTGCAGGGCTATGTTTTAGATAGTTATACCGCGCGTAAATTGGGGTTACAAACCACAGGTAATGCAGGTGGTATTTATAATTTACAAGTGGATAGTACGGCGGGTGATTTGGATAGTTTGTTACAACAATTGGGGACAGGTTTGTATATAACGGATTTAATGGGAATGGGGGTTAATTTGCTCACGGGGCATTATTCGCGTGGTGCGGGTGGGTTTTGGGTGGAAAACGGTAAAATTCAGTTTCCTGTGCAAGAAATCACTATTGCGGGCAATTTGGTGGAGATGTTTCAATCTATACAAGCTATTGGTAATGATGTAGAAAAGCGTGGTAGTGTGGCAACGGGTTCGTGGTTGTTACCAACGATGATGATTGCAGGACATTGA
- a CDS encoding class I SAM-dependent methyltransferase: MSSEQQDSYDALPYLSNVMHYTQPYHIAAIAQLFGMNPPRPETARILELGCANGGNIVATAHAFPQATCVGIELSARQVAMANGIIQHLDLKNIVVKQMDILDFSEQEGMFDYIIAHGIYTWVTADVQEKILRICQQHLNPNGIAYISYNTKPGWNMRGTIRDMMLYHTKSIKDPHEKVVQMRALWQFLAETTQAGRDSYSLFLNEEFKLFAEFDESYLFHDFLEAENNPLYLHEFVEQASAHDLVYVGDTYLHTMLASNFPPEIANTLSLFKDDLVHQEQYMDFLRNRHFRHSLLCHKNTPLQRAISAERLINLYAVSTLEEVQDTQVPAGKTVFANRLGNLVTDNPIIIAGLHCLREQFPQSMQLSDLVAQVKLRLPSDLVVDSATIEHNLADILLQVYTKGLIELHACPLPFVITVSDKPKASTLAQWRITQGIKASNLRFETLTIEHPVGGLILPYLDGTRDRAALIALLQEKVSSGELLFDVKKEGNEVELTAAQAQTVLAQALEESLQLLARSAMLVA; this comes from the coding sequence ATGTCATCAGAACAGCAAGATAGTTATGACGCATTACCCTATTTGTCTAATGTAATGCACTATACCCAGCCTTATCATATTGCGGCAATTGCGCAGTTGTTTGGTATGAATCCACCGCGTCCTGAAACAGCGCGAATTTTGGAGCTAGGTTGTGCAAATGGTGGAAATATTGTGGCAACAGCACATGCTTTTCCGCAAGCTACGTGTGTTGGTATTGAGTTGTCTGCCCGTCAAGTCGCTATGGCAAACGGTATTATTCAACATTTAGATTTGAAAAATATTGTTGTTAAGCAAATGGATATTTTAGACTTTAGCGAACAAGAGGGCATGTTTGATTATATTATTGCACATGGTATTTACACGTGGGTAACAGCCGATGTGCAGGAAAAAATTCTACGTATTTGTCAGCAACATTTAAATCCAAATGGTATCGCTTATATCAGTTATAACACTAAACCCGGTTGGAATATGCGTGGCACTATTCGGGATATGATGTTGTACCATACGAAGTCTATTAAAGACCCGCATGAAAAAGTTGTACAAATGCGAGCGTTATGGCAGTTTTTAGCAGAAACAACACAGGCAGGACGAGATTCTTATAGTCTATTTTTGAATGAGGAATTCAAATTATTTGCAGAATTTGATGAATCTTATTTATTTCATGATTTCTTAGAGGCTGAGAATAATCCTTTATATTTACATGAGTTTGTTGAGCAAGCAAGTGCGCATGATTTGGTTTATGTGGGGGATACGTATTTACATACAATGTTAGCCAGCAATTTCCCGCCTGAGATTGCTAATACCTTGAGTTTGTTTAAAGATGATTTAGTACATCAAGAGCAGTATATGGATTTTTTACGCAATCGGCATTTTCGCCATTCATTGCTATGTCATAAAAATACGCCTTTACAACGTGCTATTTCAGCAGAACGATTGATTAATTTATATGCTGTTTCTACCTTAGAAGAAGTGCAAGATACGCAAGTACCCGCAGGTAAAACCGTCTTTGCCAATCGTTTGGGCAATTTGGTAACAGATAATCCTATTATTATTGCGGGATTACATTGTTTACGTGAGCAATTCCCACAGTCTATGCAGTTATCCGATTTAGTCGCACAGGTTAAATTACGCTTACCCAGCGATTTAGTCGTTGATAGTGCTACGATAGAACACAATCTAGCCGATATTTTATTACAGGTTTATACCAAGGGGCTGATTGAATTACATGCTTGTCCCTTGCCATTTGTCATTACTGTTAGTGATAAGCCTAAAGCCAGCACGTTGGCACAATGGCGAATCACACAAGGTATTAAAGCCTCTAATCTGCGTTTTGAAACATTGACTATAGAACATCCTGTTGGCGGTTTGATTTTGCCGTATTTGGATGGCACGCGAGATAGAGCGGCATTAATTGCGTTGTTACAAGAAAAAGTGAGCAGTGGCGAATTGTTATTTGATGTGAAAAAAGAAGGCAATGAAGTTGAATTGACGGCTGCACAAGCTCAAACAGTATTAGCACAAGCCTTAGAGGAATCTTTGCAGTTGTTGGCAAGGTCAGCAATGTTAGTTGCTTAA
- the rpoH gene encoding RNA polymerase sigma factor RpoH, protein MSNALALNIDSQLAVLSHDVDRYARAVKTVPMLSAEEERELAERLQKEGDLEAARILILSNLRFVLHIASGYRGYGLPQADLIQEGNVGLMKAVKRFDPTMGVRLVSFAVHWIRAEIHEYILRNWRIVKVATTKAQRKLFFNLRSSKKRLGWMSHAEVEKVATDLGVSIKDVLEMEKRMGLNDISFDPPEESDEADEMLAPAAYLEDVRYDPAVLIEENEWEQHNDGQLHTAFASLDARSKDIIWQRWMSDEKATLHDLAAKYNVSAERIRQIESEAMKKLKKNIVIDA, encoded by the coding sequence ATGTCAAATGCACTCGCTTTAAATATCGATAGTCAATTAGCTGTACTCAGTCACGATGTCGACCGTTATGCCAGAGCGGTAAAAACGGTGCCGATGTTAAGCGCGGAAGAAGAACGAGAACTTGCCGAACGCTTGCAAAAAGAAGGTGATTTAGAAGCAGCACGGATTTTAATTCTCTCCAATCTGCGATTCGTCTTACACATCGCTAGCGGATATCGGGGCTATGGTTTGCCTCAAGCCGATTTAATTCAAGAAGGCAATGTTGGCTTGATGAAAGCAGTCAAACGGTTTGACCCGACTATGGGTGTGCGTTTGGTTTCTTTCGCGGTTCATTGGATTCGTGCAGAAATTCACGAATATATTTTGCGAAATTGGCGCATCGTTAAAGTTGCGACAACAAAAGCACAACGAAAACTATTCTTTAATTTACGTAGCTCAAAAAAACGCTTGGGTTGGATGTCACATGCAGAAGTTGAAAAAGTGGCGACCGATTTAGGGGTTAGTATTAAAGACGTGTTAGAGATGGAAAAACGGATGGGGTTAAACGATATTTCTTTTGACCCACCCGAAGAAAGTGATGAAGCTGATGAAATGCTTGCCCCTGCGGCCTATTTAGAAGATGTTCGTTATGACCCCGCTGTATTGATTGAAGAAAATGAGTGGGAACAACATAACGATGGACAATTGCACACCGCTTTTGCCAGTTTAGATGCCCGCAGTAAAGATATTATTTGGCAACGCTGGATGAGTGACGAGAAAGCGACATTGCACGACTTAGCCGCAAAATATAATGTTTCTGCGGAACGCATTCGCCAGATTGAAAGTGAAGCGATGAAAAAACTAAAGAAAAATATTGTAATTGACGCATAA